In Oryza sativa Japonica Group chromosome 11, ASM3414082v1, the following are encoded in one genomic region:
- the LOC4350745 gene encoding prefoldin subunit 2 — MASKAGGDGKEAINEQIIANTYGNMRSEMTQLYTKITELEMEVSEHSLVIGAIEPLDHSRRCYRMVGGVLVERTIREVLPAVHRNKEGLEEVIARMHEALEKKKKEITEFELKYKIRIRKADSNADEEEGSKKEGSAQGVLVGPAGQ; from the coding sequence ATGGCAAGCAAAGCAGGTGGTGACGGCAAAGAAGCCATCAATGAGCAAATAATTGCAAACACTTATGGGAACATGCGGTCTGAAATGACTCAACTTTACACCAAGATTACAGAATTAGAGATGGAAGTCAGTGAACACTCTCTTGTGATTGGCGCAATCGAGCCACTGGATCACTCAAGGCGCTGCTACAGAATGGTTGGTGGCGTCCTGGTTGAAAGGACCATCAGGGAAGTCTTGCCTGCGGTGCATCGCAACAAGGAGGGCCTTGAAGAGGTAATCGCTCGCATGCATGAAGCActggagaagaaaaagaaggagaTCACCGAGTTTGAGCTGAAGTACAAGATCAGGATCCGGAAGGCGGACAGCAACGCTGATGAGGAAGAAGGCAGCAAGAAGGAAGGGTCTGCTCAGGGTGTTCTTGTTGGTCCTGCTGGCCAGTGA
- the LOC4350744 gene encoding uncharacterized protein: MVSTRGAAANAPGRRGRPPKAAEEAARSPVLSSPVVAADAAEGYERERAERIRENMERMQKLGILDLATRFNQSAGGLAGSGSGRGRGRRKAAVTPGSVGVGRMIKPASPSPARRSLRLKNVEPVSYCEIRTKKDKDDNEGGNSVLIEAGSKEEVYTEEDEKLLGPCVEPWTLFVDGYGKDGKRIYDQVRGQTCHQCRQKTLGHHTSCCKCQIVQGQFCGDCLYMRYGENVLEAKKNPDWICPVCRGICNCSICRTKKGWFPTGAAYRKVVSLGYKSVAHYLIATQRASPAGSADSNKVAATKSEASSESDQAPVAKEDQEDAEMSGKAIQKVEADHQVNNPPDDSDNDDSRSESVVTSDSQDCQVNLDIGCATPSKPTGPKKRKWIERSPDCVASRLRSRSNKS, encoded by the exons ATGGTGAGCACCCGGGGGGCCGCGGCGAATGCGCCTGGTcggagggggcggccgccgaaggctgcggaggaggcggcgaggagcccCGTGTTGTCgtcgccggtggtggcggcggatgcggcggaggggtacgagagggagagggcggaGAGGATCCGGGAGAACATGGAGCGGATGCAGAAGCTGGGGATACTCGACCTCGCCACCCGCTTCAACCAGTCCGCGGGCGGCCTCgccgggagcgggagcgggagagGCCGcgggcggaggaaggcggccgtGACGCCGGGGTCCGTCGGCGTGGGGAGGATGATCAAGCCCGCCTCGCCATCGCCTGCTCGTCGGTCTCTCAG GCTGAAGAACGTAGAGCCTGTTAGCTACTGTGAAATTCGGACTAAAAAGGACAAGGACGACAATGAAGGTGGAAACTCTGTTCTAATCGAGGCTGGATCAAAGGAAGAAGTTTACACGGAagaggatgagaaacttttagGCCCTTGTGTGGAACCCTGGACTCTCTTTGTGGATGGTTATGGGAAAGATGGTAAGCGCATCTATGATCAAGTGAGGGGCCAAACCTGTCATCAGTGCCG GCAGAAAACTCTTGGCCATCATACCAGCTGCTGTAAATGCCAGATTGTCCAGGGGCAGTTCTGTGGGGATTGTTTGTACATGAG GTATGGTGAGAATGTGCTCGAAGCTAAGAAGAATCCTGATTGGATATGTCCAGTTTGTCGTGGCATTTGCAATTGCAGTATCTGCAGAACTAAGAAAGGATGGTTTCCAACTGGTGCTGCGTATAGGAAG GTTGTCAGCCTTGGGTACAAGTCTGTGGCTCACTATCTCATCGCAACACAGCGTGCATCCCCAGCAGGCTCAGCTGATTCAAACAAGGTGGCAGCTACCAAGTCAGAAGCCTCATCCGAATCTGACCAGGCTCCAGTTGCTAAGGAGGATCAAGAGGATGCAGAAATGAGCGGCAAAGCTATCCAGAAGGTAGAAGCTGACCACCAAGTGAATAATCCCCCTGATGACAGCGACAATGATGATAGCAGGAGCGAATCTGTCGTGACTTCTGACTCTCAGGATTGTCAAGTAAATCTGGACATTGGGTGTGCCACTCCATCTAAGCCGACGGGTCCAAAGAAGAGGAAGTGGATCGAACGAAGCCCTGACTGTGTTGCGAGCAGACTGAGGTCCCGTTCCAACAAATCATGA
- the LOC4350746 gene encoding uncharacterized protein isoform X1, whose amino-acid sequence MASGEGKPNPGGGGGVVAKGRKRKYLPHGKPVRKGAYPLRPGVQGFFLTCDGGRERQATREALSLLDSFYEDLVDGKGSDGKPKSIPDKPLNKKITFADSDSSDDEEEDHSGEVTDDTNNADKGETTPSEQQKEVSDTPVVPSKDNEEQTDNADESKLKKQRVQDPPISEQTEPKEPTDKPTESTDKPKGSNDKPIDDLIDEDLKELGDRKKRLFATLDSGCNGCIFIQMHKRDGDPGPVEIVQNMMSSAASTRKHMSRFILRFLPTEVTCYASEEEITKAISPLVEKYFPKESSSVYKFAVLYEARSNTGIDRMKIINAVAKSVPQPHKVDLSSPDRTIIVQIAKTICMIGVVERYKELAKFNLRQLTSPPEK is encoded by the exons ATGGCCTCCGGCGAGGGCAAGCCgaaccccggcggcggcggcggcgtggtggccaAGGGGAGGAAGCGGAAGTACCTCCCCCACGGGAAGCCGGTGAGGAAGGGGGCGTACCCGCTGCGCCCCGGGGTGCAGGGCTTCTTCCTCAcctgcgacggcggccgcgaGCGCCAGGCCACCCGCGAGGCCCTCTCCCTGCTCGACTCC TTCTATGAAGATCTGGTGGATGGGAAAGGATCAGATGGGAAGCCCAAAAGCATCCCTGATAAACCATTGAACAAAAAAATTACGTTTGCGGATTCCGATTCTTCggatgatgaggaagaagatcaTTCAGGGGAGGTGACTGATGACACAAACAATGCAGACAAAGGTGAAACCACACCTTCTGAGCAGCAGAAAGAGGTGTCTGACACCCCTGTAGTTCCCAGCAAGGACAATGAGGAACAAACAGATAATGCTGATGAATCAAAACTAAAGAAGCAGCGCGTACAAGATCCTCCGATATCTGAACAGACAGAACCAAAAGAGCCTACTGATAAGCCAACAGAGTCCACTGATAAACCAAAAGGGTCCAATGATAAACCCATTGATGATTTGATTGATGAGGATTTGAAGGAGCTTGGGGATAGGAAAAAG AGGCTCTTCGCAACCCTTGATTCAGGCTGCAACGGTTGCATCTTCATTCAAATGCACAAAAGAGATGGAGACCCTGGTCCAGTTGAGATCGTACAGAATATGATGTCATCAGCTGCTTCAACTCGTAAACATATGTCCAG ATTTATTCTGAGGTTTTTGCCCACTGAGGTGACATGTTATGCATCAGAAGAGGAAATAACAAAAGCAATTAGTCCACTTGTTGAAAAGTACTTTCCAAAGGAATCTTCTTCGGTATATAAG TTTGCTGTGTTATATGAAGCAAGGTCGAACACAGGTATTGATAGGATGAAAATTATCAACGCGGTAGCAAAATCTGTACCTCAACCTCACAAGGTTGATCTCAGCAGTCCAGACAGGACTATTATTGTCCAGATAGCTAAG
- the LOC4350746 gene encoding uncharacterized protein isoform X2 yields MASGEGKPNPGGGGGVVAKGRKRKYLPHGKPVRKGAYPLRPGVQGFFLTCDGGRERQATREALSLLDSFYEDLVDGKGSDGKPKSIPDKPLNKKITFADSDSSDDEEEDHSGEVTDDTNNADKGETTPSEQQKEVSDTPVVPSKDNEEQTDNADESKLKKQRVQDPPISEQTEPKEPTDKPTESTDKPKGSNDKPIDDLIDEDLKELGDRKKRLFATLDSGCNGCIFIQMHKRDGDPGPVEIVQNMMSSAASTRKHMSRFILRFLPTEVTCYASEEEITKAISPLVEKYFPKESSSVYKFAVLYEARSNTGIDRMKIINAVAKSVPQPHKVDLSSPDRTIIVQIAKIFGENQQGVCFGRCIAWGA; encoded by the exons ATGGCCTCCGGCGAGGGCAAGCCgaaccccggcggcggcggcggcgtggtggccaAGGGGAGGAAGCGGAAGTACCTCCCCCACGGGAAGCCGGTGAGGAAGGGGGCGTACCCGCTGCGCCCCGGGGTGCAGGGCTTCTTCCTCAcctgcgacggcggccgcgaGCGCCAGGCCACCCGCGAGGCCCTCTCCCTGCTCGACTCC TTCTATGAAGATCTGGTGGATGGGAAAGGATCAGATGGGAAGCCCAAAAGCATCCCTGATAAACCATTGAACAAAAAAATTACGTTTGCGGATTCCGATTCTTCggatgatgaggaagaagatcaTTCAGGGGAGGTGACTGATGACACAAACAATGCAGACAAAGGTGAAACCACACCTTCTGAGCAGCAGAAAGAGGTGTCTGACACCCCTGTAGTTCCCAGCAAGGACAATGAGGAACAAACAGATAATGCTGATGAATCAAAACTAAAGAAGCAGCGCGTACAAGATCCTCCGATATCTGAACAGACAGAACCAAAAGAGCCTACTGATAAGCCAACAGAGTCCACTGATAAACCAAAAGGGTCCAATGATAAACCCATTGATGATTTGATTGATGAGGATTTGAAGGAGCTTGGGGATAGGAAAAAG AGGCTCTTCGCAACCCTTGATTCAGGCTGCAACGGTTGCATCTTCATTCAAATGCACAAAAGAGATGGAGACCCTGGTCCAGTTGAGATCGTACAGAATATGATGTCATCAGCTGCTTCAACTCGTAAACATATGTCCAG ATTTATTCTGAGGTTTTTGCCCACTGAGGTGACATGTTATGCATCAGAAGAGGAAATAACAAAAGCAATTAGTCCACTTGTTGAAAAGTACTTTCCAAAGGAATCTTCTTCGGTATATAAG TTTGCTGTGTTATATGAAGCAAGGTCGAACACAGGTATTGATAGGATGAAAATTATCAACGCGGTAGCAAAATCTGTACCTCAACCTCACAAGGTTGATCTCAGCAGTCCAGACAGGACTATTATTGTCCAGATAGCTAAG